The Populus alba chromosome 6, ASM523922v2, whole genome shotgun sequence genome contains a region encoding:
- the LOC118053382 gene encoding ribonuclease II, chloroplastic/mitochondrial codes for MISVRAVNTCSIFRSSPPVSSFRCRLNNHLRTTSSSHHDRYSKSGFGFPMFRFDLPILGHGDVRSYSLQSFVDTVLEELSSYRKRKRQGICSAIKLTTGGEALDDKLVNQAVEKGLLVEFKKDSERVLLAVVQRRDGKKNWMVYDQNGVTSSIKPQQITYIVPGVDNFDQTQISSFIQKAQQNLDSSLLEFAWIELLEKNKSVTPEELAEMIFGSVEPLESYCAHLLLSKDDLYFTVLETKGSRSLYGPRSTMQVEELMRRKLAKEAAEKELQEFVQLLKSAKAMPSNAKPPKTSWVVEEKIRCKIESLEAYAIDACKSNDQKKIAGMILTAMGMGKTASSALNLLIDIGYFPVHVNLDMLKLNIHTDHPDEIISAAEDLLSEPGDPDKINRKGLTHLKVYAIDVDEADELDDALSATRLQDGRIKVWIHVADPARYVQPGSKVDREAMRRGTSVFLPTATYPMFPEKLAMEGMSLKQGEVCNAVTVSVILHSDGCIAEYSVDNSIIKPTYMLTYESASELLHMNLDEEAELKLLSEAASLRLQWRCEQGAVDTATFETRIKVPNPEDPEPSINLYVENQADPAMRLVSEMMLLCGEVIATYGSCNNIPLPYRGQPQSNIDVSAFAHLPEGPVRSAAIVRIMRSAEIDFRKPVRHGVLGLPGYVQFTSPIRRYLDLLAHYQVKAVLRGDSPPLSAGQLEGMASLINMQTRVIRRLCSSSLQYWMIEFLKRQPKEKKYRALILRFIKDRVAALLLVEVGLQATAWVSLGTQIGDEVQVRVEEAHPRDDIISLKEVVV; via the exons ATGATTTCGGTTCGAGCCGTTAACACTTGCTCTATATTTCGCTCATCACCTCCCGTCTCTTCCTTCCGCTGCCGTCTCAATAACCATTTGAGGACCACCTCCTCCTCGCACCATGACCGCTACTCCAAATCAGGCTTTGGCTTCCCTATGTTCCGGTTCGACCTTCCAATTCTCGGTCATGGCGATGTACGAAGCTACTCCCTTCAAAGTTTCGTTGACACGGTGTTGGAAGAGCTGTCTTCTTATCGCAAACGCAAACGCCAAGGCATTTGCTCTGCTATCAA ATTAACGACGGGGGGAGAGGCTTTAGATGATAAGCTGGTGAACCAAGCGGTGGAGAAAGGATTATTAGTGGAGTTCAAGAAGGATTCAGAGAGAGTATTGCTGGCAGTGGTGCAGAGACGTGATGGAAAGAAGAATTGGATGGTGTACGATCAG AATGGTGTTACTTCCTCGATTAAACCCCAACAAATTACTTATATTGTTCCCGGTGTTGATAATTTTGACCAAACCCAAATCTCAAGCTTTATTCAGAAAGCTCAGCAAAACTTG GACTCCTCGTTGCTTGAGTTTGCTTGGATTGAGCTTCTTGAAAAGAATAAGTCAGTTACACCAGAAGAATTAGCCGAG ATGATTTTTGGCAGCGTGGAGCCTCTTGAAAGTTATTGTGCCCATCTTTTGCTATCAAAGGATGATCTATATTTCACTGTGCTGGAGACAAAAGGTTCTCGCTCTCTTTATGGGCCTCGGTCTACTATGCAG GTAGAAGAACTTATGCGTAGGAAGCTTGCAAAGGAAGCTGCTGAGAAAGAACTTCAGGAGTTTGTGCAACTACTAAAATCTGCCAAGGCAATGCCTTCAAATGCAAAACCCCCCAAAACTTCATGGGTGGTTGAAGAGAAAATCCGATGCAAAATTGAGTCTCTTGAAGCATATGCAATTGATGCATGCAAAAGCAATGACCAAAAGAAAATTGCAGGGATG ATCCTCACAGCAATGGGAATGGGGAAAACAGCATCCTCTGCATTAAACCTCCTCATAGATATTGGATACTTTCCTGTCCATGTCAATCTTGATATGTTGAAGCTCAACATTCATACTGATCATCCGGATGAGATCATATCAGCTGCTGAAGATCTTCTATCAGAGCCGGGTGACCCTGACAAG ATTAACAGAAAAGGTCTCACTCACTTGAAGGTCTATGCCATTGATGTTGATGAGGCTGATGAG CTTGATGACGCATTGAGTGCAACGAGGTTACAGGATGGGCGAATTAAAGTTTGGATACATGTTGCAGATCCAGCGCGGTACGTACAGCCAGGGAGTAAAGTAGACAG AGAGGCAATGAGAAGAGGGACTTCTGTTTTCTTGCCCACTGCTACTTATCCCATGTTTCCAGAGAAACTTGCGATGGAAGGAATGAGTTTGAAACAGGGAGAGGTTTGCAATGCTGTTACTGTATCTGTTATTCTGCATTCTGATGGCTG CATTGCAGAATACTCTGTGGATAACTCAATCATTAAACCAACCTATATGCTGACATACGAGAGTGCATCTGAGCTGCTTCATATGAACCTGGATGAGGAAGCTGAATTAAAACTTCTTTCCGAGGCTGCATCTCTTCGGTTACAGTGGCGTTGTGAACAG GGTGCAGTTGACACAGCCACATTCGAAACTCGCATCAAGGTCCCTAATCCAGAAGATCCAGAGCCTTCAATTAACCTTTATGTTGAAAACCAGGCTGACCCTGCAATGCGACTTGTCTCTGAGATGATGTTACTTTGTGGGGAAGTTATAGCCACTTATGGCTCTTGCAACAATATTCCTTTACCCTATAGGGGGCAGCCTCAGTCAAATATTGATGTATCTGCCTTCGCACATCTTCCTGAAGGACCTGTCAGGAGCGCAGCTATTGTTCGAATAATGCGCAGTGCTGAAATCGATTTCAGGAAACCTGTACGCCATGGAGTCTTGGGACTTCCTGGTTATGTTCAGTTTACTTCTCCCATCCGTAGATACTTGGATCTTCTTGCTCATTATCAG GTCAAAGCAGTTCTTAGAGGCGACTCCCCTCCTCTCTCTGCTGGTCAGCTGGAGGGTATGGCATCACTAATTAACATGCAAACTAGGGTAATAAGGAGGCTCTGCAGCAGCAGTCTTCAATATTGGATGATAGAATTCTTGAAAAGGCAAccaaaggagaaaaaatatcGTGCATTGATCCTCAGGTTCATTAAAGATCGGGTTGCAGCTCTGCTACTAGTTGAG GTGGGGCTTCAAGCAACTGCCTGGGTGTCTCTGGGAACACAGATAGGAGATGAAGTGCAAGTTAGGGTAGAAGAAGCTCATCCACGTGATGATATTATTTCCCTTAAGGAGGTTGTAGTATAA